Proteins co-encoded in one Dasypus novemcinctus isolate mDasNov1 chromosome 6, mDasNov1.1.hap2, whole genome shotgun sequence genomic window:
- the SPMIP5 gene encoding sperm-associated microtubule inner protein 5, which produces METSKIFMRKMPITPGYSGFVPYLRCEGPSGEDMLSCLKAFQEDTQRYKDQLEELRCSVATARKLKPICSQETVLRTLHQYYKQYHPMSLESKYVKKPLQEPPIPGWAGYLPRAKVTELGCATRYTVMARNCYKDFLDIVERGKRAQLKPYEEIYGISSTQPPPAPSPEILRHDGLLPKYPDFSIPDGSCPALARPLSEDPRPTELYGCRPKPNMACNGKVYLEPLSSAKYVDS; this is translated from the exons ATGGAGACTTCCAAGATCTTCATGAGAAAAATGCCAATCACACCAGGCTATAGCG GCTTTGTGCCGTACCTCAGATGCGAGGGGCCCTCCGGCGAGGACATGCTCAGCTGTCTGAAAGCCTTCCAGGAGGACACGCAGCGATACAAAGACCAGCTGGAGGAGCTGCGCTGCTCAGTGGCCACTGCCCGGAAGCTGAAGCCCATCTGCTCCCAGGAGACTGTCCTGCGCACGCTGCACCAGTACTACAAGCAGTACCACCCCATGAGTCTGG AAAGCAAATATGTAAAGAAACCTCTCCAGGAGCCCCCCATCCCTGGCTGGGCAGGCTACCTGCCGAGAGCCAAGGTCACTGAACTTGGCTGTGCCACGCGATACACTGTCATGGCCAGAAACTGCTACAAGGACTTCCTGGACATTGTGGAGCGGGGCAAGAGAGCGCAGCTGAAACCATATGAGGA AATATATGGCATTAGCTCCACACAACCTCCTCCTGCTCCTTCTCCAGAAATTTTACGGCATGATGGGCTCCTGCCAAAATACCCAGATTTCTCCATCCCAG ATGGAAGCTGCCCTGCCCTTGCAAGACCTCTGAGCGAAGACCCCAGACCTACAGAACTGTATGGCTGTAGGCCAAAGCCAAATATGGCCTGCAATGGGAAGGTTTACCTGGAACCACTCTCCTCAGCAAAGTACGTGGACAGCTAG